One Thermococcus eurythermalis DNA segment encodes these proteins:
- a CDS encoding PIN domain-containing protein has product MERVAVVDTNVLIYSINRSSEKYVEARDLIHSLDRIVLPTIVVYEFIWNLAVVGVVPQEAEKTLSQILLNERVVLADDRKYLLSAFELFENFSLKHYNDSVILAIAKEKGTLATYDKKLRKRAEKLGIKLLPEVI; this is encoded by the coding sequence ATGGAAAGAGTAGCCGTCGTGGACACGAACGTGCTCATTTACTCAATCAACAGAAGCTCTGAGAAGTACGTAGAAGCAAGGGACCTCATACATTCCCTCGACAGAATCGTCCTGCCGACGATTGTGGTATACGAGTTCATATGGAATCTCGCAGTAGTGGGCGTTGTCCCTCAAGAAGCCGAAAAAACACTATCACAAATCCTCCTAAACGAAAGAGTAGTGCTCGCAGACGACAGAAAATACTTGCTTTCGGCATTTGAACTCTTTGAGAACTTCAGCCTCAAGCACTACAACGACTCCGTAATCCTCGCGATAGCTAAAGAGAAGGGAACCCTTGCGACCTACGACAAAAAGCTTAGAAAGCGTGCGGAAAAACTGGGGATTAAACTGCTTCCGGAGGTGATCTAA
- the pyrH gene encoding UMP kinase, giving the protein MRIVFDIGGSVLVPDDPDVDFIKAIAYELIKISEDHEVAVVVGGGKVARKYIQAAKTFTPNETFKDYIGIHITRANAMLLIAALGEKAYPFVIQDFRKAWEVIQLKKIPIMGGTHPGHTTDAVSALLAEYLQADLLVVVTNVDGVYDSDPKKNPNARKLDRITPEGLVEIAMEAESKAGGSGVVDALAAKFIQRGKIKTYIVGKSDAYHLFDVVKGRHNGTVVEP; this is encoded by the coding sequence ATGAGAATAGTCTTTGACATAGGCGGTTCAGTTCTCGTTCCCGACGACCCGGACGTGGACTTCATTAAGGCGATAGCGTACGAGCTCATCAAGATAAGCGAAGACCACGAGGTAGCGGTTGTAGTCGGCGGTGGAAAGGTCGCGCGCAAGTACATCCAAGCCGCGAAGACATTCACGCCCAACGAGACCTTCAAGGACTACATTGGAATCCACATCACAAGGGCCAACGCGATGCTCCTGATAGCTGCCCTCGGCGAAAAGGCATATCCCTTCGTTATCCAGGACTTCCGTAAGGCGTGGGAGGTCATCCAGCTCAAGAAGATACCGATAATGGGCGGAACGCACCCAGGCCACACGACGGACGCGGTCTCGGCTCTTCTCGCTGAGTACCTTCAGGCCGACCTTCTCGTCGTCGTCACCAACGTTGACGGCGTCTACGACTCGGATCCGAAAAAGAACCCGAACGCGAGGAAGCTCGACAGGATAACGCCGGAAGGGCTCGTCGAGATTGCAATGGAGGCCGAGAGCAAGGCTGGAGGAAGCGGCGTTGTTGATGCTTTAGCCGCGAAGTTCATCCAGCGCGGCAAGATAAAGACCTACATCGTGGGCAAGAGCGATGCATACCATCTTTTCGACGTCGTGAAGGGCAGGCACAACGGGACTGTTGTTGAGCCTTAA
- a CDS encoding pyridoxal-phosphate dependent enzyme, which translates to MHPKVGSLLSKFPRVELVRWETPIQYLPRVSRKLGVDVYVKRDDLTGFGIGGNKVRKLEFLLGDAVAKGCDTVITTGAVHSNHAFVTALAAKSLGLDAVLVLYGKEQLKGNYLLDKLMGIETRVYDVERTSELWPIAQKVAEELRNAGKKPYLIPAGGASPVGTLGYVRAAGEIYSQIRQLGVEFDSVVDAVGSGGTLAGLLLGSTIIDAPWQVVGIDVGGFVEGLNERVKNLALEAAELMGLSVDVPEPKIYDYGFGAYGKIVREVAELIRFVGTSEGIILDPVYTGKAFYGLMELAEKGELGESVLFIHTGGFPGVFHYGEEMLETIKKP; encoded by the coding sequence ATGCACCCTAAGGTAGGTTCCCTTCTCTCGAAGTTCCCAAGGGTTGAGCTTGTAAGGTGGGAGACGCCGATTCAGTACCTCCCGCGCGTCAGCAGGAAGCTCGGCGTCGATGTCTACGTCAAGCGTGACGATTTGACCGGCTTTGGAATCGGCGGAAACAAGGTGAGAAAGCTTGAGTTTTTGCTGGGCGATGCCGTGGCCAAAGGGTGCGACACGGTCATAACCACCGGCGCCGTTCACTCAAACCATGCCTTCGTCACGGCCCTCGCCGCGAAAAGCCTCGGTCTTGACGCTGTCCTCGTCCTCTATGGAAAGGAGCAGCTTAAAGGCAACTACCTCCTCGACAAGCTTATGGGGATAGAGACGAGGGTCTACGACGTTGAGAGGACAAGCGAACTCTGGCCGATAGCTCAGAAGGTTGCAGAAGAATTGAGGAATGCGGGTAAGAAGCCGTATCTGATTCCTGCTGGAGGTGCTTCCCCAGTGGGAACGCTCGGCTACGTAAGGGCCGCCGGCGAAATATACTCTCAGATTAGACAGCTTGGCGTCGAGTTTGACTCCGTTGTTGACGCCGTTGGGAGCGGCGGGACGCTGGCAGGTCTGCTCCTCGGTTCAACGATAATTGACGCTCCGTGGCAGGTCGTCGGTATAGACGTCGGGGGCTTCGTCGAGGGGCTTAACGAGCGGGTGAAGAACCTCGCGCTTGAGGCGGCTGAGCTTATGGGCCTCAGCGTTGATGTCCCCGAGCCAAAAATCTACGACTACGGCTTCGGCGCCTACGGAAAGATAGTGAGGGAAGTCGCGGAGCTCATAAGGTTCGTCGGAACGAGCGAGGGAATAATCCTCGACCCCGTCTACACGGGAAAGGCCTTCTACGGCCTCATGGAGCTGGCTGAGAAGGGCGAGCTCGGCGAAAGCGTGCTCTTCATACACACCGGAGGCTTTCCGGGGGTCTTCCACTACGGCGAGGAGATGCTTGAAACTATCAAAAAGCCTTAA
- a CDS encoding 4Fe-4S dicluster domain-containing protein: MSEIPAYLRNGYITPEELFKIIPKPSEERLRVKPVAVPECPQEIPCAPCREICPTGAISMPTPNDLPMVDYEKCIGCSLCVQICPGLAFFMVHYVGDKARITMPHELLPVPERGEEVVLLNRVGEPVGRGKVITVVPREKTKGDTPIITVEVPIELAWEVRAVKVERGE, from the coding sequence ATGAGTGAAATCCCTGCCTACCTCAGAAACGGCTACATAACGCCGGAGGAGCTCTTCAAGATAATCCCGAAACCGAGCGAGGAGAGGCTGAGGGTGAAGCCCGTCGCCGTCCCCGAGTGCCCGCAGGAGATACCCTGCGCCCCGTGCAGGGAGATATGCCCCACCGGCGCCATAAGCATGCCGACACCCAACGACCTGCCGATGGTTGACTACGAGAAGTGCATTGGCTGCTCCCTCTGCGTCCAGATATGCCCTGGCCTGGCCTTCTTCATGGTGCACTACGTCGGCGACAAGGCGAGAATAACGATGCCCCACGAACTTCTCCCCGTTCCAGAGAGAGGCGAAGAGGTTGTTCTCCTCAACCGCGTCGGAGAGCCTGTTGGGAGGGGCAAAGTCATCACGGTAGTCCCCAGGGAGAAAACCAAGGGCGACACGCCGATTATCACGGTAGAAGTGCCCATCGAGCTCGCCTGGGAGGTAAGGGCTGTGAAGGTCGAGAGGGGTGAGTGA
- a CDS encoding dihydroorotate dehydrogenase, translating into MSLEVELFGIRFENPLILASGINDKVPEQWIRAHEEGAGGVVTKSIGIEPRKGYDNPTIVELPYGLINAMGLPNPGWKGFLEMVEGYTFDFPLIVSIFGGTPEEFAFLAEKLSDVANAFELNLSCPHAKGYGMEIGQNPENVYEVVKAVKDATDKPVIAKLTPNIDDITKLGLAAEKAGADAVSAINTLKAIAIDIYARRPILSNRVGGYSGPGVKPVALRAVYDLAKVLDIPVIGIGGITTWQDAVEFLLAGASALQIGTAVSLRGWKVFREINEGIEAYLESEGFSSVEEIVGLALG; encoded by the coding sequence GTGAGCCTTGAGGTCGAGCTCTTCGGGATACGCTTCGAGAATCCGCTGATTCTCGCGTCTGGAATCAACGACAAGGTTCCCGAGCAGTGGATACGCGCCCACGAGGAAGGAGCCGGTGGAGTCGTTACGAAATCAATCGGAATCGAGCCGAGGAAAGGTTACGACAACCCCACAATCGTCGAGCTTCCCTATGGTTTGATAAACGCGATGGGTCTGCCGAACCCGGGCTGGAAGGGCTTCCTCGAGATGGTTGAGGGCTACACCTTCGACTTCCCGCTGATAGTCTCAATCTTCGGCGGAACGCCTGAGGAGTTCGCCTTTCTCGCCGAGAAGCTGAGCGACGTCGCTAATGCCTTCGAGCTCAACCTCAGCTGTCCCCACGCGAAGGGCTACGGCATGGAAATCGGTCAGAACCCGGAGAACGTTTACGAGGTTGTGAAAGCCGTCAAGGACGCCACCGATAAGCCGGTTATCGCGAAGCTGACGCCGAACATAGACGACATTACGAAGCTTGGCTTAGCCGCTGAAAAGGCTGGTGCAGATGCCGTCTCGGCCATAAACACGCTGAAGGCAATAGCCATTGACATCTACGCGAGGAGGCCAATCCTGAGCAACCGGGTTGGGGGCTACTCCGGGCCCGGCGTTAAGCCCGTCGCGCTCAGAGCGGTTTACGACCTCGCGAAGGTTCTTGACATTCCAGTGATAGGCATCGGTGGAATAACAACGTGGCAGGACGCGGTCGAGTTCCTTTTGGCCGGGGCCTCGGCGCTCCAGATTGGGACGGCGGTCTCGCTCAGGGGCTGGAAGGTCTTCAGGGAAATCAACGAGGGCATCGAAGCCTACCTCGAAAGCGAGGGCTTTTCGAGCGTGGAGGAGATAGTCGGCCTCGCTCTTGGCTGA
- a CDS encoding FAD-dependent oxidoreductase, with protein sequence MRLNEHPVLRFERGREVTIYFKGQPIKAYEGETIATALHAAGIRVLNYSPNEKRPRGLFCAIGKCSSCLMVVNGIPNVRSCITLVEDGMAIEPQHGKAKLPRDAKPPEFKDAKVVKGDIVVIGGGPAGLMAAIHAADAGAKVVLLDENHMLGGQLVKQTHKFFGKREQFAGVRGVEIAKILENEARKRENIEVFLKTSAVGIFQEGDEKLVLAVRDNRELIEFRGRAVIVATGAMEKMIPFENNDLPGIYGAGAIQTLMNTYGVKPGDRVLIVGAGNVGLILAYQLLQAGVEVKAIVEAMPKIGGYFVHAAKVRRLGIPILTRHTILRAEGKEKVERAVVARLDENWRPIPGTEKVFDVDVIALAVGLRPSIELLHQAGCQIKFVRELGGHVAVRDEWMETTVRGIFVAGDSAGIEEATTAMLEGKIAGIAAALRLGIADESWLKEMEKAQRDLEEFRSGPFGRHVLEGIKKALVVRE encoded by the coding sequence ATGCGCCTTAATGAACATCCTGTTCTCAGGTTTGAACGTGGCAGGGAAGTCACAATCTACTTCAAAGGCCAGCCAATCAAGGCGTACGAGGGAGAAACAATTGCAACGGCCCTACATGCCGCGGGGATTCGGGTTCTCAACTACTCCCCCAACGAAAAGCGCCCGAGAGGACTCTTCTGTGCAATAGGCAAGTGTTCCTCCTGCCTCATGGTCGTCAACGGAATCCCAAACGTCCGCTCCTGCATAACCCTCGTGGAAGACGGCATGGCCATAGAGCCCCAGCACGGGAAGGCCAAACTGCCCAGGGACGCAAAACCGCCGGAGTTCAAGGATGCAAAGGTAGTAAAGGGTGACATCGTGGTAATCGGCGGTGGCCCGGCTGGCTTGATGGCGGCCATCCACGCGGCAGACGCAGGGGCAAAGGTCGTTCTCCTCGACGAGAACCACATGCTCGGCGGCCAGCTCGTCAAGCAGACGCACAAGTTCTTCGGCAAACGCGAGCAGTTTGCGGGGGTCAGGGGCGTAGAGATAGCGAAAATCCTTGAGAACGAGGCCAGAAAGAGGGAAAACATCGAGGTATTCCTCAAAACTTCCGCCGTCGGCATCTTCCAGGAGGGTGACGAGAAGCTCGTCCTTGCCGTCAGGGACAACCGCGAGCTGATTGAGTTCCGCGGAAGGGCAGTCATAGTTGCCACCGGTGCCATGGAGAAGATGATACCCTTCGAGAACAACGACCTGCCTGGAATCTACGGCGCGGGAGCGATTCAGACCCTCATGAACACCTACGGGGTCAAGCCTGGCGACAGGGTTCTCATAGTCGGAGCCGGAAACGTTGGGCTTATCCTCGCCTACCAGCTCCTCCAGGCCGGCGTTGAGGTCAAGGCAATAGTGGAGGCCATGCCCAAGATTGGGGGCTACTTCGTCCACGCCGCCAAGGTCAGGCGCTTAGGCATTCCGATACTAACGAGGCACACCATCCTGCGCGCCGAGGGGAAGGAGAAGGTTGAGAGGGCTGTCGTTGCCAGGCTGGACGAGAACTGGAGGCCGATACCCGGAACCGAGAAAGTCTTCGATGTTGACGTCATAGCCCTCGCCGTAGGCTTGAGGCCGAGCATCGAGCTACTCCACCAGGCCGGCTGTCAGATAAAGTTCGTCCGCGAGCTCGGAGGCCATGTAGCCGTTCGCGACGAGTGGATGGAGACCACTGTGAGGGGAATATTCGTTGCCGGCGACTCTGCTGGGATAGAGGAAGCCACAACCGCCATGCTCGAAGGGAAGATAGCGGGCATAGCCGCCGCCCTCAGGCTCGGCATAGCGGACGAGAGCTGGCTCAAGGAGATGGAGAAGGCCCAGCGCGACCTTGAGGAGTTCCGCTCCGGGCCGTTTGGCAGGCACGTGCTTGAGGGCATAAAGAAGGCGTTGGTGGTGAGAGAATGA
- a CDS encoding DUF4405 domain-containing protein, whose amino-acid sequence MNIVKARAILSTVLLVVFIGVLFVTVGVLYTTKTGHPFLGMDKNQLFNIRNVLGPLMNALIIVHLGLNWGMYK is encoded by the coding sequence ATGAACATTGTGAAGGCACGGGCCATTCTCTCGACGGTTCTGCTTGTGGTGTTCATTGGCGTTCTGTTCGTTACGGTGGGAGTGTTATACACAACCAAGACCGGCCATCCATTCCTTGGCATGGATAAGAATCAGCTCTTTAACATCAGAAACGTCTTAGGGCCGCTGATGAACGCGCTGATAATAGTCCACCTCGGGCTGAACTGGGGCATGTATAAATAA
- the queC gene encoding 7-cyano-7-deazaguanine synthase QueC has protein sequence MKRAVVLFSGGLDSTACLYWAKKNYDEVIMLTANYGSNEEKVMNRVAEFFSKELNVPLKIVRLDFLEEFSKLRGTTLVGGETPRVSAEELEDENVAQETAKSVWVPARNLVLISVAASLLDALGGGDIVVGFNAEEGATFPDNTPEFVEKMNEALKYGTMAEVRVVAPLIGLDKRGIARLLKELGAKYEYSNSCYMPKGFTEDGKPIHCGECESCLRRHRGLVEAIGEDKTVYAVEPKI, from the coding sequence ATGAAGCGCGCCGTAGTTTTGTTCTCCGGCGGGCTCGACAGCACGGCCTGCCTATACTGGGCGAAGAAGAACTACGACGAGGTCATAATGCTCACCGCTAACTACGGGAGCAACGAAGAGAAGGTTATGAACAGGGTCGCGGAGTTCTTCTCGAAGGAGCTGAACGTCCCGCTTAAGATTGTGAGGCTGGACTTCCTTGAGGAGTTCTCGAAGCTGAGGGGGACTACCCTCGTTGGCGGGGAGACCCCGAGGGTGAGCGCCGAGGAGCTTGAGGACGAGAACGTTGCCCAGGAAACCGCAAAGAGCGTGTGGGTTCCAGCAAGGAACCTCGTTCTCATAAGCGTTGCCGCCTCGCTCCTCGACGCCCTCGGTGGTGGAGACATAGTGGTGGGCTTTAACGCAGAGGAAGGGGCCACCTTCCCTGACAACACCCCCGAGTTCGTTGAAAAAATGAACGAGGCCCTGAAATACGGGACTATGGCCGAGGTCAGAGTGGTCGCTCCCCTGATAGGCCTCGACAAGAGAGGCATTGCGAGGCTCCTGAAGGAGCTGGGCGCAAAGTACGAGTACTCGAACTCCTGCTACATGCCAAAGGGCTTCACCGAGGACGGTAAACCTATACACTGCGGCGAGTGCGAGAGCTGCCTCAGGAGGCACCGCGGTCTGGTTGAAGCAATTGGGGAAGACAAAACGGTTTACGCGGTTGAGCCGAAGATTTGA
- a CDS encoding NAD(P)/FAD-dependent oxidoreductase, which translates to MKIVVVGSGTAGSNFALFMRKLDRKAEITVIGKEPTMQYSPCALPHVISGTIEKPEDVIVFPNEFYERQKINLMLNTEAKAIDRERKVVVTDKGEVPYDKLVLAVGSKAFIPPIKGVENEGVFTLKSLDDVRRIKAYIAERKPKKAVVIGAGLIGLEGAEAFAKLGMEVLVVELMDRLMPTMLDRDTAKLVQEEMEKHGVSFRFGVGVSEILGSPVEAVRIGDEEVEADLVLVATGVRANVDLAREAGLEVNRGIVVNEHLQTSDPDIYAIGDCAEVIDAVTGERTLSQLGTTAVRMAKVAAEHIAGKDVSFRPVFNTAITELFGLEIGTFGITEERAKKEGIDVAVGKFKGSTKPEYYPGGKPITVKVIFRKSDRRLIGAQIVGGERVWGRIMTLSALAQKGATVEDVVYLETAYAPPVSPTIDPISVAAEMALRRFR; encoded by the coding sequence ATGAAAATCGTGGTCGTCGGTTCTGGCACAGCCGGAAGCAACTTCGCGCTGTTCATGCGCAAGCTCGACAGGAAGGCCGAGATAACTGTCATTGGAAAAGAGCCGACCATGCAGTACTCACCCTGCGCCCTGCCGCACGTCATCAGCGGCACGATCGAGAAGCCCGAAGATGTTATCGTCTTCCCGAACGAGTTCTACGAGAGGCAGAAAATCAACCTCATGCTCAACACCGAAGCTAAAGCCATAGACCGCGAGAGGAAGGTCGTGGTCACCGACAAGGGCGAAGTCCCCTACGACAAGCTCGTCCTTGCCGTCGGCTCAAAGGCCTTCATTCCGCCGATAAAGGGTGTTGAGAACGAGGGCGTCTTCACCCTCAAGAGCCTCGACGACGTGAGGAGGATTAAGGCCTACATAGCCGAGAGGAAGCCGAAGAAGGCCGTCGTTATAGGTGCCGGGCTTATAGGCCTTGAGGGAGCCGAGGCCTTTGCCAAACTCGGCATGGAAGTCCTTGTCGTTGAACTCATGGACAGACTCATGCCGACGATGCTCGACAGGGACACCGCCAAGCTCGTCCAGGAGGAGATGGAGAAGCACGGCGTCTCCTTCCGCTTCGGCGTTGGAGTTAGCGAGATACTCGGCAGTCCCGTTGAGGCAGTTAGGATAGGCGACGAAGAGGTTGAGGCCGACCTTGTACTTGTCGCGACGGGCGTGAGGGCGAACGTTGACCTCGCCAGGGAAGCTGGCCTCGAAGTTAACCGCGGCATAGTGGTGAACGAGCACCTGCAGACGAGCGACCCGGACATATACGCGATAGGCGACTGTGCGGAGGTGATTGACGCGGTGACCGGCGAGAGGACGCTCAGTCAGCTCGGAACGACGGCGGTAAGAATGGCGAAGGTTGCTGCCGAACATATAGCCGGAAAGGACGTCTCCTTCAGGCCCGTCTTCAACACCGCCATAACCGAGCTGTTCGGCCTTGAGATAGGCACGTTCGGCATAACAGAGGAGAGGGCAAAGAAAGAGGGAATCGATGTTGCGGTCGGCAAGTTCAAAGGCTCCACCAAGCCGGAGTACTACCCCGGCGGAAAGCCGATAACAGTCAAGGTCATCTTCAGGAAGTCCGACAGGAGGCTCATCGGTGCCCAGATAGTCGGTGGAGAACGCGTCTGGGGCAGGATAATGACGCTGTCGGCGCTCGCCCAGAAAGGAGCTACCGTTGAGGACGTCGTCTACCTTGAGACCGCCTACGCTCCGCCTGTGAGCCCGACGATAGACCCGATAAGCGTGGCCGCCGAGATGGCCCTCAGAAGGTTCAGATGA
- a CDS encoding AbrB/MazE/SpoVT family DNA-binding domain-containing protein: MPITKVTRNYQITIPAEIRKALGIKQGEYLTVELRGDEIVIRKAEVEWPSLDLGRDFTPEEIEKNTEKILREASKWKE; the protein is encoded by the coding sequence ATGCCGATAACGAAGGTGACCCGGAACTACCAGATAACGATTCCGGCCGAGATTAGGAAGGCCCTTGGCATAAAGCAGGGCGAATACCTCACAGTTGAGCTGAGGGGAGATGAGATCGTCATAAGGAAGGCCGAGGTAGAGTGGCCAAGCCTTGATCTTGGCAGGGACTTTACACCGGAAGAAATTGAGAAGAACACTGAAAAGATTCTCAGGGAGGCTTCCAAATGGAAAGAGTAG
- a CDS encoding NAD(P)/FAD-dependent oxidoreductase has protein sequence MSKIAIIGGGITGVATAYELAKLGEEVVIFEKNYFGSGSTFRCATGIRAQFTDEANIRLMKYSIERWEKLEEELEAEIGFRHSGYLFLATSEEEVEAFKNNIKLQNRFGVPTRLIDMDEAKEIVPPLNTEPFLAGAWNPMDGKANPFKTLFAYLMKAKELGVDAREHTEVVALEREGDEITAVKFRSNGKVETVKVDAVLNAANAWAPLINEMAGLRRDIVPIKAYKHQLVKTEPLERGQAEPLVCPPAWDDAYIIQDGEDGGIICGAGIEHKARSLNDYEPTYDFLRGVLKYAVKIAPPLRYAHIVRQWAGFYAKTPDKNPAIGKLLDNFYIAAGFSGHGFMMAPAVGEAMAEFMTKGRSRVPLDWEWYDPYRFERGELRTSAFQIG, from the coding sequence ATGAGTAAAATAGCCATCATCGGCGGCGGGATAACGGGCGTTGCCACCGCCTACGAGCTGGCGAAGCTCGGCGAGGAGGTAGTCATCTTCGAGAAGAACTACTTCGGCTCCGGCTCGACCTTCCGCTGTGCAACGGGCATCCGCGCCCAGTTCACGGACGAGGCGAACATCAGGCTCATGAAGTACTCCATCGAGCGGTGGGAGAAGCTCGAGGAGGAGCTCGAGGCCGAGATAGGCTTCAGGCACTCCGGTTACCTCTTCCTGGCGACGAGCGAAGAGGAGGTTGAAGCCTTTAAAAACAACATAAAGCTCCAGAACAGATTTGGCGTTCCCACGAGGCTCATAGATATGGACGAGGCAAAGGAAATAGTCCCGCCGCTCAACACGGAGCCGTTCTTGGCCGGGGCCTGGAACCCGATGGACGGAAAGGCCAACCCCTTCAAGACGCTCTTTGCTTATCTCATGAAAGCCAAGGAACTGGGCGTTGACGCGCGCGAGCACACGGAGGTTGTGGCTCTGGAGCGCGAGGGGGACGAGATAACTGCAGTCAAATTCAGGAGCAACGGAAAGGTCGAGACAGTTAAAGTTGATGCCGTCCTGAACGCGGCCAATGCGTGGGCACCGCTTATCAACGAGATGGCGGGCTTAAGGCGCGACATTGTTCCAATTAAGGCCTACAAGCACCAGCTCGTCAAGACCGAACCACTGGAGAGGGGACAGGCAGAACCACTGGTCTGCCCGCCGGCCTGGGACGACGCCTACATAATCCAGGACGGTGAGGACGGCGGAATAATCTGCGGTGCTGGGATAGAGCACAAAGCAAGGAGCCTCAACGACTACGAGCCGACCTACGACTTCCTGCGCGGGGTTCTGAAGTATGCAGTAAAGATAGCCCCTCCGCTCCGCTACGCCCACATAGTCCGCCAGTGGGCAGGTTTCTATGCAAAAACTCCCGACAAGAACCCCGCCATCGGAAAGCTCCTCGACAACTTCTACATAGCGGCGGGCTTCAGCGGGCACGGCTTCATGATGGCGCCTGCCGTTGGAGAGGCGATGGCGGAGTTCATGACCAAAGGAAGGAGCAGGGTACCGCTCGACTGGGAGTGGTACGACCCGTACCGCTTCGAGCGCGGAGAGCTCCGTACGAGTGCCTTCCAGATTGGATGA
- the scpB gene encoding SMC-Scp complex subunit ScpB: MGLLEDKALVEAALFVSGRPLSVRELSKALGIKSLDYLEKLIELIAAEYAERKSAIEVVKVLGDKYVMQVKQEYSQRVIHLMPRPDLRTGELKTLALIAYLQPIEQSKIIKLRGSQAYEHIRKLTEMGLIYAEPYERTKLLGTTQKFAELYGFPDNDPAIIKEAFKKVVHAEYSDLIAKLEGGSGDNSEESNGESSETGKTS, from the coding sequence ATGGGACTGCTGGAAGACAAGGCCCTCGTTGAAGCCGCTCTGTTTGTTTCAGGGAGACCTCTCAGTGTCAGGGAGCTCTCAAAGGCCCTTGGGATAAAATCCCTAGATTACCTTGAGAAGCTCATTGAACTCATAGCGGCCGAGTACGCCGAGAGGAAGAGCGCAATAGAGGTCGTGAAGGTTCTTGGGGACAAGTACGTCATGCAGGTGAAGCAGGAGTACAGCCAGAGGGTAATCCACCTCATGCCGAGGCCCGACCTGAGGACGGGAGAGCTGAAGACCCTCGCCCTAATAGCATATCTCCAGCCCATAGAGCAGAGCAAGATCATAAAGCTTCGCGGGAGCCAGGCCTACGAGCACATCAGGAAGCTCACCGAGATGGGCCTGATATACGCTGAGCCCTACGAGAGAACAAAGCTCCTTGGAACCACCCAGAAGTTCGCCGAGCTGTACGGATTCCCTGATAACGACCCCGCTATAATCAAGGAGGCCTTTAAGAAGGTCGTCCACGCCGAATACAGCGACCTTATAGCCAAGCTTGAGGGCGGTTCTGGTGATAATTCCGAGGAATCAAACGGGGAAAGCTCTGAAACTGGTAAGACTTCTTGA
- a CDS encoding type II toxin-antitoxin system RelE family toxin produces the protein MGRAEEGAWTMSFKVIIGKRAEKGIRSLPPAHIKRFAELVETLKINPVPVESFDVKKMRGSERAYRVRLGNYRVLYTIRWDENTVVILKVEPRERAYR, from the coding sequence GTGGGAAGAGCTGAAGAGGGAGCTTGGACTATGAGCTTCAAGGTCATCATCGGCAAGAGAGCCGAGAAAGGGATAAGAAGTCTCCCTCCAGCTCATATAAAGCGTTTTGCCGAGCTCGTTGAGACCCTGAAAATCAATCCAGTTCCAGTGGAAAGTTTTGACGTCAAAAAGATGCGTGGTTCTGAGAGGGCTTACCGAGTTAGACTTGGCAATTACAGGGTTCTTTATACGATCCGCTGGGACGAGAACACCGTTGTTATCCTGAAGGTTGAACCCCGCGAAAGGGCCTATCGTTGA
- a CDS encoding (2Fe-2S)-binding protein, with amino-acid sequence MGKKIVCRCNDVTVEDVERLIDSGVTDIEEIKRLTRIGMGPCQGRTCIPIVLGILARKTGKRPEEIPLPKARVPTRPVRVEVIVGGDDE; translated from the coding sequence ATGGGGAAGAAAATCGTCTGCCGCTGTAACGACGTCACCGTTGAAGATGTAGAGAGACTCATTGATTCAGGCGTCACGGACATCGAGGAGATAAAGCGTCTAACTCGCATAGGCATGGGGCCCTGTCAGGGGAGGACGTGCATTCCAATAGTCCTCGGCATACTAGCCAGAAAGACCGGGAAGAGGCCAGAGGAGATACCGCTCCCGAAGGCGAGGGTTCCGACCAGGCCCGTCCGCGTAGAGGTCATAGTGGGTGGTGACGATGAGTAA